DNA from Chaetodon trifascialis isolate fChaTrf1 chromosome 14, fChaTrf1.hap1, whole genome shotgun sequence:
cTTCACtgcaccagctgcagcacaacaaGGAGGAGAGAATTAACAGCCTGCTTACACGGATTTTAACTGAATACTGGTGTAATCATGGCGTACACTTACCTACGGAGCCTCCTCCTGAGAGCTGGCAGAACTCAAATAAACCATCAAACACCGGACAGTCCTCTCCCACATTAACTGCAAAGCAAGGACAGaaataatgtgaatatttctATTGCTCCTATCGAAACCGTCAGTTCaatgaacagaaataaaacacttcACCAAACTCACATCTCTGCATCTGTTTGCTGTACTCTGACATGTTGTCCGGTCGAATCGAACGCAGGAATTTGATGTAGTCGTCACTGTGGTACTTGGTCATCTCCTCTCCGCTGGCTTTGTGCGGacgctgaaacacagaggacagatcAGTTCCTGTGACACACCAGAAAGGCTAAGGAAGTCCAGCATTTTGACTAGGAAGTGCTGTTACTGTAGTTTAACGTACATATATCTCCATCTTTCTGTAGAGGCCATAGTTGAGCAACAGGTTGTGAGTCATGCGGATTCGGTGGGGCTTCATGGGGTGCCCCTGACCATAGTAATAATTTCCAACATCACCTGAAATgtgaacaaattaaacaaagtTGCATTATTTGTTTACAATGCATGCAAACTAAACAACTGTAAACACGAACTTAAGAGCAAACACAACACGTTTCGGTGCAGAACAAATTAATATACTGAAAAGGGTAATGAAGAAATTCAAAAACGCCGTCTTGTATATGTGTTATGATCCCGCAACCGGACCTCTCACTTCAAATGCAGTTGCCTCGATGAAACTATGCAAACTACCAAGCTGCCCCGATCAGGGTGCCGCTTTATTACTCACCGTGAGTAATGTCGACCTATTTGGCGTTTGAAGGCAGCAAGATGAGCCATTTTAATGTTAGCTTAGTGTTGGCGTTAATTGCGGTGACAACGAAGTCCTCACATCTCCTTTGTTAGCTCTCTAGCTAGTAATGGTAACTGATCTACATAAAGTACTAATATCGGGTAGATAAACGCCTAAAATAGTATTTTAAGGGCATCCTGTGTATTTAAGGAAACTGAGCAGACACTATTAGCATTAATACCCTGTGTAAACTCAGAGACACTGCGTTTGACTGAGATGAAGAGAGCCGTCTGCTACTCAAGCTAGCTaggttaacgttagctaacgtgCCAGGTTAGCATGAGGTGAAATAAACTGCAACCTTTGTTTGAGCAAAGTGGCGGATTTCACTCAGTAATGCGTCCTTTGACTAAAGCGCAGACACACAAGTACTCACCGTCATAGTAGTAgcaaacttttttctttgttccttGGGAAGTAAGCGCCATTTTAGTGCTCTTTGGCTGGCTTTCACCGCTCACCGCAGCATACAACAGCGACAAGAGGCGGATAGTTTGTATCACGTCCAATCAATGGGGTGTAATGTTCGCTGTTTTCAACAGGGGGCGACAGAGCGACAGTCTGTGTCACCATGTGTGGTGTGACGGTGTGCTGTAAGTCCACTACTTTTTGAAAAGTGAAGAAGCAATACCACAATGTTAGAGCTGAAGGCCTGCATTCAAAAAGTAATTCAAACATAAGGACAGAAGTGTTATCAAAATGAGCTCAAAGCAGTCTCATTATGCAGCCAATGGCTCCTGCAGAAGTACACTTTATAGTGTTTTTGAACTATAATGGATGCATTAATGCATGATTTTAATAATGCAGCTGGTGAAGTGGGAGTTATTTGTACCCAGTTCGTGTAACATCACTGATTGGTTGTTTAATCTTTGGTGATGCATCATATTTAATATGTTCATAGGTTTTGCATATAACACATTAGAGTAAGTAACCCCAACCATCAAATAAATATGGTGTGGTGAAAGGCATCAAATGTGCCTCTAAAATGTGGTGTAATGTAAGCGAAAGGTTgaatgaaaaagtaaaatagTAGAACTCATGAACAGCACAGGTACCTCAGTGTTGGAGTAACTGTACCTAGTTACATttcaaaactgctgctgctgatcatATGTACAATTTGGAGTGGCtgacatatttatttatttcaatagAGCTGTAGAATATGTTGCCAACAGCACATGCCATCAGAACCATGATTTAATTTGACAAACTTcctcaaatgcacaaataaaactTCTTGTACATTATGAAACATATGACACAGTATTCTCTGGCCGATGGTGCTTCGTTTTAGGTCAAGTGCGATGGGTTTTGCTTTACTTGCTGTAACATCAGACAACAtccattttactgtaaataaaacaattagaaaacatttattaaacTGTAGCggtaaaacacagctgaagcaGTTTGACAGTATTTACATGTTAATAATGAGCACCAGGAGAGCAGCTACTTATTCGGCTACATCAGTCCCCAGTCTATTCAAGCAGCACGGTGATCACTCTCCTTGCTGCTGTTGGCGCTGCAGTAATCCAGCTGTTACAAGAGTTTCAGGTTCACGGTTCCACACATAtttgctgcagaaacaaagTACTTCTCAGCATGTACCCTATCAATATAAAGGCATGAACTCTTCAAAATaatattagtaataataatgataataataaaacccAGCATCCACCTTCACAGGCTGTGCCTTTAGTTTGAGTACATCTATCGTATGTCTGTATGTCTTTCGGCCCATCAGGGTTATTCCTGGTACTGCCTCTCTGTGGCAGTGAAGAAATCCTCCAGAACACTCCTCAGGTACTCGAAGGTGGGCCTGTCGTCTGGGTTTTCCCgccagcacagacacatgatGTTATAAAGCCCATCTGGACAGTTTTCTGGCTTTGGCATTCTGTAGTTCCGCTCCAGGTTCTGGATTACCTCTGGGTTGGACATACCTGAACAAAAGGTCAAATGTAGGATCAATCCATATGatgttctcaaaaaaaaaatactgtgattAGATGAACCAGCAGAGTTAAGTGAATGAGTATTTACCAGGGTAAGGTATGCGTCCATATGTCACTATTTCTGTCAGCAGGATCCCAAATGACCACACATCCGATTTTATAGAGAAGGTGCCGTAGTTGATAGCCTCTGGCGCAGTCCATTTGATGGGGAACTTTGCACCTTTGAACACAGGAGGCGGACAAAAAAGCATGAACACTTGGTGGAGCTACTGCACAGATTTTCACCACATTTTCACTCTGTGTGATTCCATTTGAAATCTTCCCTTGTCTTATCcagaagaagtaaaaaaaaaacattaaattgaAACAAATAATAATCTATGAGAGACATTATTTAGCCTGAAAAAAAGTGACATGGGCTCAAAAGAAGATGCGATGTAAGTGATCTCTGCAAGGCCTCGTTACCTTCTCTTGCTGTGTATTCGTTGTCCTCGATCAGTCTTGCCAGCCCAAAGTCGGCAATCTTACAGATGAGTTCATGAGACACCAGGATGTTGGCGGCTCTCAGGTCTCGATGAATGTAATTTTTCTCCTCAATAAAGGCCATGCCATCGGCCACCTGCAGGGGACAGCACATTATTAGACAAACCCTGTGTCTGTTTGGTCAAGCATGAAACGGATGACAGTGAGGGACCTGTGTGTGATTTAGTATTATgtaatatttgtttgtgttggacGGATGAACAGAAAGTTTCCCAAACCTGGGAGTTTACCACTTCCCCAGGTCAATTTGCTATACCCTTTACCTTTGTACTCCACCCACATGCTCCACCCAGGTGCATGGCTGTGGTTGCTCTATTTCCTGATACTTACAGCTACAGCCCTGCCTTCACCTCGCTGACAGACTGGCTGATTATTCTAGTGGCAGAGTTTACAATTCAATGAAATACTACATGAGTCATTTCCTCGTAGGCAGTCTTCAGAGGGGAACTGATACAACAACTAATGCACGAGGCATTTGGTTTGTGAGGTATTTAAGGTAAAATCTGATGATTTCTACAGAACTCTCCACCCACAATTAATAGTCATCAGTatcattcgtgtgtgtgtgttcaaatatgtaactgtctgtttttctgtgtcagtTGTGCACATTTCAGACATAAGAATCTGCCACATAGGTCTGACTGGCCCTGGGGTCTTGTCAGAAACGTGAGATATACGTGTTTTGTGGGATGTGTGTTTCATAAACTTCTACCGTTGTCATGACTTCCCTCTCAGGGAATGTAACACCTCTTTACCCTACACCCCTTTCATTTGATTGTGGTATGAATCAAAGTAAAACTTTGAACCACTGTTTTGCATTCATTAAATTATTTATCTGCTTTACTCTCTTATACTCTCCTCTCATTCATTTGAGTAAAATCTCATGTTCTTTTGATAATCTACATGCACATACACTTAAAGCTTAACATGTAAAGATCTGGACACTCTCTTAAGGTCATTCTTTATTTGAATTTTCATGGTCTATCACATGATGGTTAATCTCTATAAaccattcagtgtgtgtggagagcaAAAGAAGTGGAAAGTGTTGGCTGAAATACGTCGGAACCCACCAGCAAATGTCTCATGATGATTTGgccttttcttgcttttttttttttttttaaatgtatctgcatatatgcagatatctgttttttGGGATTAGATGAAATGTCGAGTTGTTGTCCTCTTTATACTTGTTGCTTATTGGACTGTAAATCTTGGCTTGGCTATCTGTTATCTGGATATTCACTGGCTATACCGGATGCCCCAAAACATTGGCTGTTGCCCCCAGATGGTAAGAAGATCGCCGATGGGTTCTGACATTGCATGACGATGATGAGTTACCTGCTTAGCGCTTTTGCCACAAATGCTATAGGTGCATGACGACTGTATATTTCTGTAAAATATGTTCACCACAAACCTCTGCATAAACTTCACCTCTGCACTGAGCTCTAAGGCGTCGGAGAATCTGCCTACTCCGGATGAAGAACCTTGCCTCTTGTTAAACTTCAGTCTGTCTTCCTGTGGTTGAATTTTCCATTCCCACAGCTAAGGCCTAAGTCAGAAAGTTCCCACACTGACATGTAACATTTGAAGAGGTAGATGTGGGCATGATTAGaggctgacattttgggaaatactcttactcactttcttgctgagagtcatAAGAAGATAGATACAGTTCTGCCTGTACACTAAGAACAAAACTGGAGCCTTTAGCCGgttagctttgcataaagattggaaacagggagaaacagctagcctgtttcctctgtctccagtttctgtgctaagctaagctaagctgagcTAACTGTCTCCTTGCTGTAGCCTCATGTCATTATGACAGTGATATCAGTCTTCTAATCTAACTCTTGAGAAGAAAGTGTACTTTCCAAAATTCCAGACTATTCTTTTGACTTGCAgtctatatataaaaaaaatgttcaaacaaCTGGCTTAACGGACCAAATTAGGTATTAGTCAGGTTTTAAAATGTATATTCACAACATGGTCTGTACCTCATGGTTATCACATTTGCAGAGCTGTGGCGCAGTATCTTACCGTAGGTTAATACATGACGGCAAGATAAATTCAGAGACATTAAGTGGAAAATCACTATCATCAGTTTCAGGTTTTGTCACCTAGCcctgattttattattttagctGAGTCTGCATCTGGTGAGCACGTAGAAGATGTAGTGTgacgcctgcacacacacccatccaccTCTGTTATTACAAGATTAGTGTTGAATGTGAGCTTCATTATAACAGTGGCCACTTTGCTGTCTATGGGGATCAtgctgagagaaaagggagtGAAAGAAAGGGGATCTGGTTAATGGAGTGAAAGCAGTATAGACACAGAGGCACTGAttgtaaagaaaagaaaagaggtgtCTTGCCTGAGACGCCATGTCTATCAGAGTGTTCATGGGCAAGCTGCTTCCCTCCGTTGTTTTTAAGTAATCCACTAGGCTGCCTGTAAAAAGATAAGCACtcagtcatgtttttattgactCACTTGCTGCTGCTAACTGATCTGaacaaaatgaatttatttCATAACTCATATCAAGCTCAGCAGGTGGACTCCAGCAACCTatttctgcaaataaaaaaaaatgggtAAACTAGGTTACCCCCATCAGTACATCATGAATacaacacatgcatacacttgtgtactgtgctgtgttttaagGTGCTGTGCACAGAAGatgacttttgttttcattgggaAACAACAGTCATGCTTTGTCCAGAAGACTAATGATATTTTCCTTGGTAAAAACACCACGATTCCCCATAGACATAAATAGACAGAGCTGGACCAGAATAGCAGTTCAAATCAGAGAACATAACACTGTGAGGAAGTACACGCAACATCAGTCAGGTTGATGCATAGTTTCTGACAGCAGACTCTGTGTTGAGTTTGATTAGCACAAAACAATACCTCTGCACGCCAGCCAACCAAGTCAAACCAAAGGAAATAGTTTAAGAGGAATGACTGTGCCAGGAAAGAGGAGGCCTTTGCTCCTCTGCTTAAGTCCGGAAGACTGCTTTTGAAGTCTGAGAGCCAGAGGAACGCTCTTTGTCAAGGTCACAAAGGGAATCTGGGATGACACGCctgttattttccatctttgctGTCTTCGataataagttaaaaaaaaaaaaaaagggacagaTTGAAAAGACGGGAACTCCGAGCCATCCTTTCTCTTGACAACAGAGGCGACAATTGTGTCCTGTCCACACGTGGATCCCAGACAAAGAGGCAGCCTCATGTAAAGCCACTGCTGGTGGTTTACAGGCCACACATACAAGACTATACAAAGGCACTCCATTCAATTCAGCTGTAaggcagctgctgtgtttgtgacaGCATCTCTCTATGCATTTTGTTATTGTTCCTCCCAGTGAAAAAGAATTACAAGGACTTCTGAGGTTAAAATGGGACAGATGCTGGATCACTTCCATATGACTGCTGAATTTGGGCATCATAAACCGTTACTCGACATGGAGTTTGCAATATGGAAATATTTTATTACTTGTGTTTATGATTCGCAGTAAATTCACATGTATTTTGTTACGTAAGAAGGTACGCTGAACAAACTGGCATTGTTGAAGTTGTTTACTACCACAACCTCATAGTGTTCCaatatttgtgcacatgtgtatgtgtctgtggaTGCATGTGCTGAACGCAGACTCTGGAAAGAAGCCAGGTCTCATCAGGGCTGAACAATAACCCGGTGAATCACCCTCTCCTATTTTCACCCTTCGTCTTGGACCGGTCAGGAGAGACTTCCCCTCGGTGAGTAAACACCAGTTACCCGTCTGGTAGGGGCCATGAAAAGAAGCGAAAGTTCACGTTTGCTTTGAAACATTTTagcacacagcagcaaataCAGGAGGTTCACGAGGAGAAGCTGAAAATAGCCTATCAGAAGGTGGGCcacttcagcagagcagcatgctTTGGAGACAAGGCTCATGACTTAAGCTCCTTTATTTAGGTTTGTTCGCACAGCTACACTCATTTGCAGTCACAGATGATCGCTGCACCGTGCTTGTCATATCATATGGTTTTATCAAACACAAATAAGAAGGCAGCTGTGGTTGATCAAAAAACTAATTCAACAGAGTCACTGAAGCAGAGCACTCGTCTGAAAACACTGTGACTCATGAAGAGAGTGAAACTCATGGGGCGGCCCAGTCTTTTGTTGAAGCCTGTGCTCTGGCACCCAGACACCGATAACAGATCGACATGTTTGATCCTGACTATAGAACACTTTCTTTGTCTATGCTCCAGGCACAGAGCTCCTGATGACACCATCTTTGGTGTTCAGGAGATTAATCAAGTGATTAAGGAAATGATCATTTCAGACAGGCTTAGACATATTTTAGGTGACTAAGCTGAGCTGAAAGGAGCACAGAAGGACTTCTTTTTAATTGATTGTCAATGAGCTTTCATTTCACGGAAACACCCTGGATCAaggttttccttttcttttgatGCCTTCTGTGATATCTGGAATCCCTTATTGATGCTTGGTGTTATTAGTAAAATGCCAGGCTGTGACACATAGAGTATTTCTACCCACCATTTTCCATGTACTCCGTGACAATATAGATCGGCTCCTGGGTAACAACAGCAAACAGGCGGACAAGGCGTGCATGCTGCAAGTTCTTCATCATGTTGGCCTCTGCCAGGAAGGCTTCCACCGACATTGTGCCCATCTTCAGGTTCTTAATTGCCACCTTCCTGTCATTATTGTAGACACCTGAAAATATACATGTAGACATCATTGGGTTTCTGAAAGGTACTTATTAAAACAAGGCGTATGCTAACAGTACTGTGAGGCTAAATGCTAAAACTGCTTTCCTAAGTTGCTCCCAACATGCTACCGTTAAGCAGGTACAGTTTCCATGTTGCACGGTAGTTGCGTGTTTTAGCATGCAAGGATTTGCTCAGtaacactaaacacaaagtacagctgatgctgatgggaatgtcattaattttgcaggtatttagtcaTAACTCCAAGTATTTGGCTGATTGGAATTTCCACCTGATGATGTTGATAGAGGAAAAATTAAAGGATCACAAAAATGATTACAATCCATCTTGAGGGGAAATCAGCTTAGAGTCGCTCAGACATTTcgctcaaaaccacaaatgtcaacctcatgatGATGCGGACGAATAGTCAGGGGATCACATCATCTGTCAACCATAAACCAAAGTTTGTGTGATTGCATCTAGTGGCTGGTGAGATATTTCCCTAGATAAAGGAAaattttgacctgctggtgtCATCCAAAGCCATTAGGAGTCATCCTTTGGGACCATCAACATAGATACCAGTTTTAATCATAATCCACATGACAGTTGTGTTGGTGCTGCAGTAGAGAGTCAACAGGGTTCATCTTCTGTTAATGTCTGTGCAAActttcatagcaatccatctatttgttgctgagatatttctgtctgatcCAAAGTGGTGGGCTGACCGGCATTGCCCTCCACAGAGCTATGCTGCTGGCATGACTGAACACATGAATTAGCATGCTGTAATTAATGTGCAAATAAACCAGGAGAGCTTTCATCTCACCTTGTAAGTATCATAAATGCAATTCTTATGTCATGGCCTGTGATCAGTTATGTGCTAAACTGACCTCAGTTGCACGTGACTTTCATGCAAACGGGATCTGATTCCAGCTGCGGTACACAAACACTCCTGTATATCATGTCAACCAAACCCACAGCCAACCAGTTTTATCTTCAGTCATCTCACACGCTCAGTATCTCACACCGTGCATGGAGCTCAGCAACACTGGGAACAAATTACAGCCACCATTCAAAGCACGCCTCCATCTCTTTTATCTACACTGGAAATATCCCAGCTATAAAAGATGGTTATCATGTATTTTCATGTTAACTCACAAGAATAATCTTTTCAAATGACTGTCACTCCCATCATTCAAATATGTCCAGTGTttggatgaggatgaagaaacaaacacagagcccAGACTACACGCAAGAAGATACTGTAAATAGAGAGTGGCTGTGAAATGAGGACTAGTTCCACGGCTGGCAGTGTTTAGCTCTCTTACAGTGGTTTGCTTGGGATGTTGAATAGTGCTGGCAAATGTGGATGGAAAATAGTAAGGGGGTTGTGGCACAGATTATTTCAACTGCTACCCTTGTGATTAAAACATGCTGCCCTCTTGTTTAACTTAATACTCCACTATGACAATAGACATTCATGAAGTACTGTACAGAGACAATTCTTGCAATCTGTGAACTCAGCGGAAAGGTAGATTCATGCAGTTTGAGTGATGTTGCATAACAGGGATAATAACTCACGTCATTCTCCAGTTTACCAGCTCGTATACAAGCCTACAATTAAGGTCTGTGTTGAGGAAATGGTTCTGCATACACTGCAGAAAAACCCTGCTGAAAGGCTTTCTAGCAGACACAGTCAAACCCACAACTTGACCGAGCAACTGGGCTTCATGCATGTGATGTGTCTGTGCAAAATGATCCAAACTCGTACgtacaaaaatggaaaatccaCACTTCAGTGACTGAATTTAAGTTAAGAAATCAATAATAACCCCACAACCAACACTTAACCTCCTctcagtcttttatttttcatcttcttgGTCACTCACCCATCCAGACTTCTCCAAACTGTCCTGCTCCAAGCCTGCGCTCCAGCTTCAGGGACT
Protein-coding regions in this window:
- the lck gene encoding tyrosine-protein kinase Lck is translated as MGCNCSSDYSDNEWIENLDEICEHCNCPIAPQSCNPYTDQLTAFQPSQHSPPTSPLPDNLVVAIYSYEPNHDGDLGFEKGDKLKILNKDDPEWYLAESLTTGQQGYIPHNFVAMTTVETEPWFFKNISRNEAMRLLLAPGNTLGSFLIRESETTPGSYSLSIRDLDHNTGEGVKHYRIRNMDNGGFYITAKISFNSLKELVQHHSRESDGLCTKLMKPCQSRAPQKPWWQDEWEIPRESLKLERRLGAGQFGEVWMGVYNNDRKVAIKNLKMGTMSVEAFLAEANMMKNLQHARLVRLFAVVTQEPIYIVTEYMENGSLVDYLKTTEGSSLPMNTLIDMASQVADGMAFIEEKNYIHRDLRAANILVSHELICKIADFGLARLIEDNEYTAREGAKFPIKWTAPEAINYGTFSIKSDVWSFGILLTEIVTYGRIPYPGMSNPEVIQNLERNYRMPKPENCPDGLYNIMCLCWRENPDDRPTFEYLRSVLEDFFTATERQYQE